GCACTGGCTTCATCGGCGGCTTTTTCCACCACCGGGAAGATGGAGCGGGCGGTGCGGACGACGGCCTCATGACTGGTGACCAGAATCGCCACCATCTCCTTGGCCTTCGGCACGCCGGAGACCTCCTTGATGCTGCTCAGCTTCACAAAGTCCGCATACGTGCCAGGCGCATGCATGCCCAGGGATCGGATGCGCTCCGCGATGGTGTCCACGGCGAGCGCCAGCTCCGTGTAATGCGTCTCAAACATCACA
The Prosthecobacter sp. SYSU 5D2 genome window above contains:
- a CDS encoding Dps family protein — protein: MKTKTAPPLIDIGISEKDRTKIAAGLSRLLADSYTLYLQTHNFHWNVTGPMFQTLHVMFETHYTELALAVDTIAERIRSLGMHAPGTYADFVKLSSIKEVSGVPKAKEMVAILVTSHEAVVRTARSIFPVVEKAADEASADLLTQRIQLHEKTAWMLRSLLEE